The genomic DNA ACCTTTATGAAACTGTTGGGTATCCCACTTGCCGTGATCGTGTCCTGTAGGGTTCCAGTGTCCACCCGCTGATTTCCCATCGGCAGAGGAGCAATCACCTTTTTCGTGGATGTGGATGGCGTGTTCCCCTGGTGTAAGATTGGCTACCTTTACATCTAAAGTCACCTGATTGCCTCTTTGAGAAAGTGTGGCGGTACCCTCTGTAGGCGTTCCGCTCTTAGGCGCTATGGTGTAAGTTTTTTTAACAGTGCTACAAGAAGCCACAGAAAGGGCAATCACAACGGCACCTAATGCTACTTTTAATGTTTTCATAATGTTTTTATTTTAAGGTTAATGATGCTCGGCATCTAAAAATATGGGCTAAAATAGTGAAAAAAAAGCAAACCGCCAGATTTTTAACCTTAAAAATCTGGCGGCAAGCGTTAGTTATTGGTTAAAATCAATATCATCTGAGGAATTGATTTTCTCATTGATGTTTTCATCTTTTTTAGGTTGCGGCTTTGTGGTCTCCACAGGCTTAGGGTTTCGCAGTTCTTCTATGGTTTGCAGTGCACCTTCATCACCATAACCGCCCATTCCTCGGAGGTCATCACAACCGTTTGTCCAGTCGGAAGGTTTTACAAATTTCTCATCAGGGGAAATATTGAGCTCTTTATTCGCCCAAACTTTCTTCATAAAAATAGCCCAAATAGGGAGTGCCATTTTCGCCCCTTGCCCTTCGCCAGTGCTCCAGAAGTGAGTGGCACGGTCTTCCCAACCTACCCAAACACCAGTGGTCAATTTCGGTACCATACCAATGAACCAACCGTCTGAGTTGTTATTGGTTGTCCCTGTTTTGGCGGCAATCTCTACTCCCTCGCTGATGCCTCTTCTGCGAAGTTCTCCAGATGCAGTACCATAACGGGCAACGCCTCTCATAATGTCTATCATAGAATAGGCGTATTTCTCGTTCATCACTTCTTTCAGTTCAGTTTTAACCTCTGTGATCACCCTGCCGTTCGCATCTTCTATCCGCCAAATCATCTCTGGTTTTACATAATTACCAAAGTTGGCAAAGGTGCTATACGCGCCCAACATTTCATAAATGGTAATATCCGACGAACCTAATGCAATGGTGTTATTTCTCGGAATATCACTCTCCACACCCAAATCTCGGGCTAAACGGATCACATTATCCACACCTGCGGCTTCTATCAATCTGGCTGCGACAGGGTTTTTGGAGTGTGCCAAGGCATCTCTAATGGTCAGCATACCGCCAGAACCTGCCACGCGCCAATTGCCTTTGGTGTAGGTGGCATTAGAAATAGGCGTACACGGCGTCATCCCTAAATTCATAATGGCTGTAGCGTAAACAAACGGCTTGAAGGTAGACCCCACCTGGCGTTTTCCTTGTTTAATATGGTCGTACTGGAAGTGTTGCCAATCTATACCGCCCACCCACGCTTTAATATCGCCAGTGGAAGGATCCATAGACATCAATCCAGCTTGTGCAATCTGCTTGTGGTAGCGGATGGAATCCCAAGGGGTCATTTCTACCTCTTCCTCGCCTTGCCAAGTGAAGCGGGTCATCTTGGTTGGCTTATGGAAATCCATCATAATGGAATCTTCAGGAACGCCTGCGGCTTTAAGTTGCTGATAGCGCCCTGTTCTTCGCACGGCTTGCATCATAATATTGTCCGCACTTTTCTTGCTGATTTTATAGAACGGACGGTTAGGGTTTCTTCTCTGCTCGGCATCAAAAGATTTTTGAAGTTGGGTTAAATGCTCCTTAATGGCTTCCTCTGCGTATTTCTGCATTCTGGAATCTAAGGTAACATAAATTTTAAGCCCATCTCGAAAGAGATTAACAGACTTTCCTGTCTTTTTTTCGTATTCTTGTAAATAATTATTGATTTCTTTTCTTAAATAATATTTATAATAAGCGGAATTCCCTTCTTCAATGTTTTTAATTGGAGTATAGTGAACAGCGACAGGTTGCGCAATCGCCTTCTCATAAGTGGCTTGGTCGATGTAACCTGTTTCTAACATCTGTTTGATTACCACATCTCGCCTCTTGGTGGCGCGCTCAATATTTCGCAAAGGGTTATTGGCGATGGGCGCTTCCAACATCGCTACGAACATTGCTGCCTCTGGGAGGGTC from Riemerella columbina includes the following:
- a CDS encoding penicillin-binding protein 1A, coding for MDSKQNTKKATFPLPPKKKKSTGYRKWIGLIWIGLIAFVLGITGLFFATSQGLLGEMPDVKDLENPDIYVASEIISSDGVTLGKFEVEKTDPITYKDMPPYLIYALQAKEDERFKEHSGIDLKSILRAIRYGGDRGGGSTITQQLAKLLFTKKASTNKLLRISQKLKEWVVAVSLEKRYTKEEIITMYFNKFDFTYNAHGIEMASKIYFNKHTKDLTLPEAAMFVAMLEAPIANNPLRNIERATKRRDVVIKQMLETGYIDQATYEKAIAQPVAVHYTPIKNIEEGNSAYYKYYLRKEINNYLQEYEKKTGKSVNLFRDGLKIYVTLDSRMQKYAEEAIKEHLTQLQKSFDAEQRRNPNRPFYKISKKSADNIMMQAVRRTGRYQQLKAAGVPEDSIMMDFHKPTKMTRFTWQGEEEVEMTPWDSIRYHKQIAQAGLMSMDPSTGDIKAWVGGIDWQHFQYDHIKQGKRQVGSTFKPFVYATAIMNLGMTPCTPISNATYTKGNWRVAGSGGMLTIRDALAHSKNPVAARLIEAAGVDNVIRLARDLGVESDIPRNNTIALGSSDITIYEMLGAYSTFANFGNYVKPEMIWRIEDANGRVITEVKTELKEVMNEKYAYSMIDIMRGVARYGTASGELRRRGISEGVEIAAKTGTTNNNSDGWFIGMVPKLTTGVWVGWEDRATHFWSTGEGQGAKMALPIWAIFMKKVWANKELNISPDEKFVKPSDWTNGCDDLRGMGGYGDEGALQTIEELRNPKPVETTKPQPKKDENINEKINSSDDIDFNQ
- a CDS encoding superoxide dismutase family protein — protein: MKTLKVALGAVVIALSVASCSTVKKTYTIAPKSGTPTEGTATLSQRGNQVTLDVKVANLTPGEHAIHIHEKGDCSSADGKSAGGHWNPTGHDHGKWDTQQFHKGDIGNLVAGEDGKAHLVFSTDQWCLGCDDATKNLFGKAIIIHAGVDDFTSQPTGNAGGRVGCVEIKK